The following are encoded together in the Nitrospinota bacterium genome:
- a CDS encoding 2-oxoisovalerate dehydrogenase E1 subunit beta, with protein MSELVFLIEDDPDGGLTARALGEAIFTEAESMEELRHNIRDAVLCHFEDEAGRPKVVRLH; from the coding sequence ATGAGCGAGTTGGTGTTTCTTATCGAAGATGACCCGGACGGCGGACTGACAGCCCGCGCTCTCGGTGAGGCCATATTCACCGAGGCCGAGAGCATGGAGGAGTTGCGGCACAACATTCGGGACGCCGTGCTCTGCCACTTCGAGGATGAGGCGGGCCGGCCCAAGGTGGTCCGCCTCCATTAG
- the apbC gene encoding iron-sulfur cluster carrier protein ApbC — MSSIDVDKVMEALSHVNDPELHRDLVSLNMVKDVRVDGSNVALTVELTTPACPMKGEIKNRVETALTAAGASAVDLNFDARVPQARGSSERTTIEGIRNIIAVASGKGGVGKSTTAVNLTLALAQTGAKMGLLDADVYGPSIPTLMKLEHAPQVKSQDDKIIPLESYGVKTISMGFLTTKDTPVIWRGPMIHKIMQEFIRNVAWGELDYLVMDLPPGTGDTQLTLVQTVPIAGAVIVTTPQELSLMDARKGLIMFERVEVPVLGIVENMSYFSCPHCTERTDIFATGGGKNCAEELGVDLLAEIPLVPAIRECGDAGTPIVVAQPDSEATQIYNELAGKVAAKLSVLALTKIDLPVIQ; from the coding sequence ATGAGTTCGATAGATGTCGATAAGGTCATGGAGGCCCTGAGCCATGTGAACGACCCGGAGCTCCACCGGGACCTCGTGAGCCTCAACATGGTGAAAGACGTCCGGGTGGATGGCTCCAATGTGGCCCTCACGGTGGAGCTTACGACTCCTGCCTGCCCTATGAAGGGGGAGATTAAGAACCGGGTGGAGACGGCTCTGACGGCGGCTGGCGCGAGCGCCGTCGATCTCAACTTCGACGCCCGAGTCCCACAAGCCCGAGGCTCCAGCGAGAGGACGACCATCGAGGGTATCAGGAACATTATCGCCGTGGCCAGCGGAAAGGGCGGGGTGGGCAAGTCCACGACGGCGGTGAACCTCACCTTGGCCCTGGCCCAAACGGGGGCGAAGATGGGTCTGCTCGACGCCGACGTCTACGGCCCCAGCATCCCGACGCTGATGAAGCTCGAACACGCACCGCAGGTAAAAAGCCAGGACGATAAGATTATTCCGCTCGAGAGCTACGGCGTTAAGACAATTTCGATGGGCTTCCTTACGACCAAGGACACCCCCGTCATCTGGCGCGGGCCGATGATCCACAAGATCATGCAGGAGTTCATCCGTAACGTTGCGTGGGGTGAGCTCGACTACCTCGTGATGGACCTTCCTCCGGGCACGGGCGACACCCAGCTCACGCTCGTCCAGACGGTTCCCATCGCCGGGGCGGTCATCGTCACCACCCCCCAGGAGCTCTCGCTCATGGACGCCCGCAAAGGGCTTATCATGTTCGAGCGTGTAGAGGTGCCTGTCTTGGGGATTGTCGAAAACATGAGCTATTTCTCGTGCCCCCACTGCACCGAGCGTACCGACATCTTCGCAACCGGGGGAGGCAAAAACTGCGCCGAGGAGCTGGGGGTGGACCTGCTTGCCGAGATTCCCCTTGTCCCCGCCATACGGGAGTGCGGGGATGCGGGGACGCCCATCGTTGTTGCCCAGCCCGATAGCGAGGCGACCCAAATCTACAACGAGTTGGCCGGCAAGGTCGCGGCCAAGCTAAGCGTCCTGGCGCTCACCAAAATAGATCTGCCCGTCATCCAGTAA
- a CDS encoding DNRLRE domain-containing protein has protein sequence MNPAATSRMQLLARAGLALAACLLLLPTPGHAVTLIVTDDTFINLNNPNKNFGSRKQIKVDDPHDIRGFAKFDLTVLGSLTSNQIGKATLRFFLNRVKVAGSIDIERVTTDWDEGTLDASPPPSTAPLSPPVLIAIAKADQRTFVLVDVTNLVKDWLDGTDNFGIAFLPVSASGIRMAMDSKESRHTSHSMVIEVTQGGATTIIGGGIGDKFLPGDNDTTYMGMFFGDDDSGTETAVRNVMPLDGIVSDFHVFANNDIGAPDDALEFTILRNGAGTDVGSDGSGGFDATDCIIDGTESDPRICSDTTDSQCFETGDRISVEIVGTGGDSLADDVSVNWTAVFTPQTCTP, from the coding sequence ATGAATCCTGCCGCAACGAGTCGGATGCAATTACTGGCGCGCGCGGGGCTGGCCCTGGCGGCCTGTCTTCTACTATTGCCCACCCCTGGGCATGCCGTTACGCTGATTGTAACAGACGACACCTTCATCAACCTAAACAACCCCAACAAAAACTTTGGTTCGAGAAAGCAGATTAAGGTCGATGACCCCCACGATATCCGTGGCTTCGCGAAATTTGATCTTACAGTTCTGGGCAGCCTTACAAGCAACCAAATCGGCAAGGCAACCCTGAGGTTCTTCCTCAATAGGGTTAAGGTGGCAGGAAGCATCGACATTGAACGCGTTACGACTGATTGGGACGAGGGCACCCTGGACGCAAGCCCGCCCCCTTCGACCGCCCCACTCAGCCCCCCAGTCCTTATAGCTATAGCGAAAGCGGACCAGCGCACATTCGTCTTGGTCGATGTCACGAACTTGGTGAAGGACTGGCTTGACGGGACCGACAACTTTGGGATTGCCTTCCTGCCAGTATCCGCATCTGGCATCCGGATGGCTATGGACAGCAAAGAGTCTAGGCATACCAGCCATTCGATGGTGATTGAAGTTACGCAGGGGGGAGCTACCACCATCATCGGCGGGGGCATCGGCGACAAATTCCTTCCCGGGGACAACGACACCACCTACATGGGGATGTTCTTTGGAGACGACGATAGCGGTACTGAAACGGCTGTGAGGAACGTCATGCCGTTGGATGGCATAGTGAGTGACTTCCACGTCTTTGCCAATAATGATATCGGCGCCCCCGACGACGCGTTAGAGTTCACTATCCTCAGAAACGGGGCTGGCACAGATGTCGGCAGCGACGGCTCAGGCGGCTTCGACGCCACCGACTGCATAATTGACGGGACCGAATCCGACCCGAGGATATGCTCTGATACTACCGACTCCCAGTGCTTTGAAACAGGCGACCGCATATCCGTAGAGATAGTAGGGACAGGCGGCGACAGCCTAGCGGATGATGTATCGGTGAATTGGACCGCCGTGTTCACTCCTCAAACGTGCACGCCTTGA